One part of the Enterococcus sp. DIV1094 genome encodes these proteins:
- a CDS encoding PTS fructose transporter subunit IIB gives MKRKIIAVTACATGVAHTYMAAQALKKAAAKRGDLIKVETQGATGIENELTEKDCNIGEVVIFAVDTKVRNEERFKGKQILKVPVAAPIKNAEKVIEDALKMVD, from the coding sequence ATGAAAAGAAAAATTATTGCAGTGACAGCTTGTGCTACAGGTGTCGCACATACGTACATGGCAGCCCAAGCATTAAAGAAAGCAGCGGCAAAACGTGGCGATTTGATCAAAGTGGAAACACAAGGAGCGACAGGTATCGAAAATGAACTAACTGAAAAAGATTGTAACATCGGCGAAGTCGTTATTTTTGCAGTAGATACAAAAGTTAGAAACGAAGAGCGCTTCAAAGGAAAACAGATTTTAAAAGTACCAGTTGCAGCACCAATCAAGAATGCAGAAAAAGTCATCGAAGATGCACTAAAAATGGTCGACTAA
- a CDS encoding PTS sugar transporter subunit IIA, giving the protein MSIATLLPSNHIFLDMESTNKEDTIHQLGEVLTNNGLVSNKEAYIQSVLEREQHSTTGIGNNIAIPHGKSEAVIEPSIVFARLKQPIDWQSLDEEPVSVVILLAIPESQKGDTHLRILSEIAMKLMDDEITAQLKTETNKEQIAKLLSE; this is encoded by the coding sequence ATGAGCATTGCAACTTTATTACCTTCTAATCATATTTTTCTAGATATGGAAAGTACCAATAAAGAAGACACGATCCACCAATTAGGGGAAGTGTTAACGAATAACGGACTAGTCAGCAACAAAGAAGCTTATATCCAGTCTGTGTTAGAAAGAGAACAACACTCAACAACAGGGATCGGCAATAACATTGCTATTCCACATGGGAAAAGTGAGGCAGTGATCGAACCATCAATCGTATTTGCTAGACTGAAACAGCCAATCGATTGGCAATCATTAGATGAAGAGCCAGTTTCAGTGGTGATCTTATTGGCGATTCCAGAGTCACAAAAAGGCGACACACATTTAAGAATCTTATCTGAAATTGCGATGAAATTGATGGACGATGAGATTACTGCACAGCTAAAAACTGAAACAAATAAGGAACAAATCGCCAAACTATTGAGCGAATAA
- a CDS encoding BglG family transcription antiterminator gives MNQVHEIFRHFNVSIDRLPGKGSFLNLSEQEKRRLAFDLIYYFWGSNWKITKKKQLYLHSIQGIPPFVNDFIDMNNITLVDTLLQEYLKDARTKLNDTTYHSLLLHLLIMIDRVREDNYLETEEVYGKIRENKPFDLFILKLEKAFSLTLPSSEVHYIQLHLEGDTLLEQTTQMKEVTDKRIRQLIHENVTLYSENILLGLVMHIKEAVLRIQKGLLIHNPFLQDVKKNFPASFTEAIQLANALSQTFAINVPEDEVAFIAVHIQAMKEQTEEKQQKKISVLLVCSSGKGTSQLLAARIRRNYEKIEISRILSIQELMQTSIYEDLVISTVNLNLDTIPTINVSPVLNKLERQKIELFLENAQKKSEKSMNHFANLIKEDLIFLDHSFADYQEVIQFIGKQLIEQGYAEEEIISSSLKREQLSFTSFGKFATPHGAPKYVKKSAIVFLRLANELMWGETKVKYLFFICIKDETAQELEEVYDTMLEIIESGEKKYLLKGTKTEIKNYLKEEF, from the coding sequence ATGAACCAAGTCCACGAGATTTTCCGTCATTTCAATGTCAGCATCGATCGTTTACCCGGTAAAGGTTCCTTTTTGAACTTATCGGAGCAAGAAAAGAGGCGCTTAGCATTTGATTTGATTTACTATTTTTGGGGGAGTAACTGGAAAATCACCAAAAAGAAACAGCTATATCTACACTCGATCCAAGGGATTCCTCCTTTCGTCAATGATTTTATTGACATGAACAACATTACATTGGTCGATACGTTGTTGCAAGAATATCTAAAAGACGCACGAACAAAGTTGAATGATACGACCTATCATTCATTGCTACTCCATCTGTTGATCATGATCGATCGAGTCAGAGAGGACAACTATTTAGAAACGGAAGAAGTGTATGGAAAAATAAGAGAAAATAAACCGTTCGATTTATTTATTCTTAAACTAGAAAAAGCTTTTTCATTGACGTTACCTTCATCTGAAGTCCACTATATCCAATTACATTTGGAAGGCGATACATTGCTTGAACAAACGACACAAATGAAAGAAGTGACGGACAAACGGATTCGGCAACTGATCCATGAAAATGTAACCCTTTACAGTGAAAACATCCTTTTAGGGTTAGTCATGCACATCAAAGAAGCTGTCCTACGCATCCAAAAAGGACTGTTGATCCATAATCCGTTTTTACAGGATGTGAAGAAAAATTTTCCAGCATCCTTTACGGAAGCGATTCAACTCGCGAATGCATTGAGCCAAACTTTCGCGATCAACGTACCAGAAGATGAAGTCGCTTTTATAGCTGTACACATCCAAGCAATGAAGGAACAAACTGAAGAAAAACAGCAAAAGAAAATCAGTGTCTTACTTGTTTGTAGCAGTGGGAAAGGAACATCACAACTTTTAGCCGCTCGTATTCGTAGAAATTATGAAAAAATCGAGATTTCGCGGATCCTTTCGATTCAAGAGCTGATGCAGACATCGATCTATGAAGATCTAGTGATATCGACAGTCAACTTGAATCTGGATACGATCCCAACGATCAATGTTTCGCCTGTGCTGAACAAATTAGAACGCCAAAAAATTGAGTTGTTTCTAGAGAATGCACAAAAGAAATCTGAAAAATCAATGAATCACTTTGCGAACTTGATCAAAGAAGACTTGATCTTTTTGGATCATTCATTTGCGGATTATCAAGAAGTAATCCAATTTATTGGGAAACAGTTGATCGAACAAGGGTATGCAGAAGAAGAAATCATTTCTTCTTCTTTAAAAAGAGAACAGCTTTCTTTCACCTCTTTTGGCAAATTTGCGACACCACACGGGGCCCCTAAATATGTCAAAAAATCGGCAATCGTTTTTTTACGCTTGGCCAATGAATTGATGTGGGGAGAAACGAAAGTCAAATATTTATTTTTCATCTGTATCAAAGATGAAACAGCGCAAGAGCTTGAAGAAGTCTACGATACGATGCTGGAGATCATCGAATCTGGTGAAAAAAAATATTTATTAAAAGGAACAAAAACAGAGATCAAAAACTATTTGAAAGAGGAATTTTAA
- a CDS encoding helix-turn-helix domain-containing protein, which translates to MINEREKAIIQYILMNQHTTITKIAKHMNLSNKTVSQSLKLIDELFRDTTIELIRKPRIGVSIIGDPTEILRELDTTTVATVPASKKERIQFLCFELLKKRPISLAKNYKIHYS; encoded by the coding sequence ATGATCAATGAACGGGAAAAAGCAATCATTCAATATATTTTGATGAACCAACATACGACGATCACAAAAATAGCGAAACACATGAATTTATCAAACAAAACAGTTTCACAATCACTAAAATTGATCGATGAACTCTTTCGTGATACAACGATCGAACTAATCAGAAAACCACGAATCGGTGTTTCGATCATCGGTGATCCAACAGAGATTTTACGTGAGCTTGATACAACGACTGTGGCAACAGTTCCAGCTTCTAAAAAAGAGCGGATTCAATTCCTTTGTTTTGAACTCTTGAAAAAAAGACCTATTTCACTCGCCAAGAACTACAAGATACATTATTCGTAA
- the clpB gene encoding ATP-dependent chaperone ClpB: protein MNSEKMTTTLQEAIAEAQQVAMTRKHQEIDIVHLWKIFLQPNHFGRNLYTDAGIDADAFEQEIDRVLDEYPTVSGSNVQYGQNLSQNLFHLLNEADQLRESFGDEFLSTEIVLLALMKLKNYPLTVYLTKQGLNEKELRKNIEDMRGGERVTSKNQEEQYKALEKYGVDLVQQVRSGKMDPIIGRDEEIRDVIRILSRKTKNNPVLIGEPGVGKTAIVEGLAQRIVRKDVPENLKDKTIFSLDMGALIAGAKFRGEFEERLKAVLKEVKKSDGRIILFIDEIHNIVGAGKTEGSMDAGNLLKPMLARGELHLIGATTLDEYRQYMEKDKALERRFQKVLVKEPTVEDTISILRGLKERFEIHHSVNIHDNALVAAATLSDRYITDRFLPDKAIDLIDEASATIRVEMNSMPTELDQVTRRLMQLEIEEAALKKESDDASKKRLKNLQEELADLREEANAMKMQWETEKEEVNTVSSKRAEIDKAKHELEDAENNYDLERAAVLRHGTIPQLEKELQELEAKTKDSDIKMVQESVTENEIAQVVGRLTGIPVTKLVEGEREKLIKLNETLHKRVIGQDEAVDAVSDAVIRSRAGLQDPNRPLGSFLFLGPTGVGKTELAKALAENLFDSEDHMVRIDMSEYMEKHAVSRLVGAPPGYIGYEEGGQLTEAVRRNPYTIVLLDEIEKAHPDVFNILLQVLDDGRLTDSKGRVVDFKNTVMIMTSNIGSQLLLEGVTAEGTIPEEVEEQVRTILRGHFKPEFLNRIDDTILFTPLSLNNVKGIVEKMVTHLAHRLESQDILLEISDEAKTWIAENAYEPAYGARPLKRFITKEVETPLAKEIVAGKIMPKSKVTITLFDNHLAFATESLPEEE, encoded by the coding sequence ATGAATAGCGAAAAAATGACAACTACGCTCCAAGAAGCGATTGCAGAAGCACAACAAGTAGCAATGACAAGAAAACACCAAGAAATCGATATCGTCCATTTATGGAAGATTTTTTTACAGCCAAATCATTTTGGACGTAATCTTTATACGGATGCAGGGATCGATGCAGACGCATTTGAACAAGAAATCGATCGAGTGTTAGATGAATATCCAACGGTTTCAGGTAGCAATGTCCAATATGGTCAAAACCTTAGCCAAAATCTTTTTCATTTATTGAACGAAGCCGATCAATTGAGAGAAAGCTTTGGCGATGAATTCTTATCGACTGAGATCGTGCTTTTAGCTTTGATGAAATTAAAAAATTACCCCTTGACTGTTTATTTGACAAAACAAGGGCTGAATGAAAAAGAATTACGTAAAAATATCGAAGACATGAGAGGAGGAGAGCGTGTGACCTCTAAAAACCAAGAAGAACAATATAAAGCGTTAGAAAAATATGGTGTCGATCTAGTGCAACAAGTCCGCAGCGGAAAAATGGACCCGATCATTGGTCGAGATGAAGAGATACGTGATGTGATCCGTATTTTATCACGTAAAACCAAAAATAATCCAGTGTTGATCGGAGAACCTGGGGTTGGTAAAACAGCGATCGTTGAAGGATTAGCCCAACGAATCGTACGTAAAGATGTACCTGAAAACTTAAAAGACAAAACGATTTTTTCTTTAGACATGGGCGCCTTGATCGCTGGAGCAAAATTCCGTGGAGAATTTGAAGAGCGGTTAAAAGCAGTCTTAAAAGAAGTCAAGAAAAGTGATGGGCGGATCATCTTATTTATCGATGAGATCCATAACATCGTGGGGGCAGGTAAAACAGAAGGCAGTATGGATGCCGGTAACTTACTAAAACCGATGTTAGCGCGCGGAGAACTTCATTTGATCGGCGCGACTACGTTAGATGAATACCGTCAATATATGGAAAAGGATAAAGCGTTAGAACGCCGATTCCAAAAAGTATTGGTCAAAGAGCCAACTGTCGAAGATACGATCAGCATTCTTCGAGGATTGAAAGAGCGCTTTGAGATCCACCATAGCGTCAATATCCACGATAATGCTTTAGTGGCGGCAGCTACACTATCCGACCGTTATATCACCGATCGCTTTTTACCTGATAAAGCCATTGATTTGATCGATGAAGCAAGTGCTACGATCCGCGTGGAAATGAATTCCATGCCAACTGAATTGGACCAAGTTACTCGTCGGCTTATGCAGTTGGAGATCGAGGAAGCCGCTTTGAAAAAAGAATCTGATGATGCAAGTAAGAAACGTCTGAAAAATCTCCAAGAAGAGTTGGCAGATCTTCGAGAAGAAGCCAATGCGATGAAGATGCAATGGGAAACAGAAAAAGAAGAAGTAAACACTGTTTCGTCAAAACGTGCAGAAATCGACAAAGCAAAACATGAGTTAGAAGATGCAGAAAACAATTATGATCTTGAACGTGCCGCTGTTTTACGCCATGGAACGATTCCACAATTAGAAAAAGAACTACAAGAATTAGAAGCCAAAACGAAAGACAGCGACATCAAGATGGTGCAAGAATCTGTTACTGAAAATGAAATTGCCCAAGTCGTTGGTCGTTTAACAGGGATTCCAGTGACGAAACTAGTGGAAGGTGAAAGAGAAAAACTGATCAAGTTGAACGAAACACTCCACAAACGTGTCATTGGCCAAGATGAGGCCGTAGATGCAGTCAGTGATGCGGTGATCCGCTCACGCGCTGGGTTACAAGATCCTAACCGCCCATTAGGTTCCTTCCTCTTCTTAGGACCTACAGGTGTAGGGAAAACGGAATTAGCCAAAGCATTAGCAGAAAACTTATTTGATTCTGAAGACCATATGGTGCGGATCGATATGAGTGAATATATGGAAAAACATGCCGTCTCTCGTTTAGTAGGAGCGCCTCCAGGCTATATCGGCTATGAAGAAGGCGGACAGCTTACAGAAGCGGTGCGAAGAAATCCATATACGATCGTCTTGCTGGATGAAATCGAAAAAGCTCATCCAGATGTCTTTAATATTTTATTACAAGTACTGGACGATGGCCGTTTAACTGATTCAAAAGGTCGTGTCGTTGACTTTAAAAATACGGTGATGATCATGACAAGTAACATTGGTTCACAATTGTTACTTGAAGGCGTCACAGCAGAAGGGACGATCCCAGAAGAAGTCGAAGAACAAGTGCGAACGATCCTACGTGGTCATTTCAAACCAGAATTCTTGAATCGAATCGATGATACAATTCTCTTTACGCCACTAAGTCTAAATAATGTCAAAGGAATCGTTGAAAAAATGGTCACTCATTTGGCTCACCGTTTAGAAAGCCAAGATATTCTCTTGGAAATCAGTGATGAAGCGAAAACGTGGATTGCCGAAAATGCGTATGAACCTGCTTATGGAGCTCGTCCATTGAAACGATTTATCACAAAAGAAGTCGAAACGCCATTGGCAAAAGAAATCGTAGCTGGAAAAATCATGCCAAAATCAAAAGTAACGATCACTTTGTTTGATAATCATTTAGCATTCGCAACAGAAAGTTTACCCGAAGAGGAATAA
- a CDS encoding ISL3 family transposase — translation MENSIKKMLRLTDKYLTIQDVSYETFHQTNTLVIDAVLAPPTSACLTCGSAVRDSKGKTVIVKNGKKMTCIRFDQFNHLPLIMRLKKQRYHCRNCHTHWTAQSYFVRPNHSIAEHVKMKIIALLTEKVSLSFIAKHCQVSIPTVTRILKSLKTYLPKQAKRHLPKVLMVDEFRSHVSSEDKMSFICADGETGQLVDILPTRKLSRLTTYFQTCVNPSDVDYLVTDMNAAYFQLTKKVFPHAKLVIDRFHVIKHMNQAFQDFRVREMKRLIASGNRTMPRKLKSHWRLLTKNRKNINHTEYKTWHSFRAPKYPYLTEAMVLDRLLSASTALKVAYQAFHELADAFRDKDHESFFTLLHQLPETLDKEFRLKLQNLLSYEEGIRHSLIYPYSNGKIEAKNTHIKTLKRVSYGFKSFENMRIRIFLTNQVIHVK, via the coding sequence ATGGAAAATTCTATCAAAAAAATGCTCCGATTAACAGATAAATATTTAACCATCCAAGATGTTTCTTACGAAACGTTCCATCAAACCAATACTTTAGTTATTGACGCAGTGTTAGCTCCTCCTACTTCTGCTTGTTTGACTTGTGGCTCTGCCGTGAGAGATTCGAAGGGGAAAACGGTCATTGTCAAAAATGGCAAGAAAATGACCTGCATTCGTTTCGATCAATTCAACCATTTACCGCTAATCATGCGGCTGAAGAAACAACGTTATCACTGTAGAAACTGCCATACCCATTGGACAGCCCAAAGCTATTTTGTTCGGCCAAATCATTCGATTGCCGAGCATGTAAAAATGAAAATCATTGCTTTACTCACCGAAAAGGTCTCCTTATCTTTTATCGCAAAGCATTGCCAGGTGTCTATTCCAACGGTGACGCGTATTTTGAAGTCGTTAAAAACCTATTTACCAAAACAAGCCAAGCGCCACCTGCCCAAAGTATTGATGGTCGATGAATTTCGTTCCCATGTATCCTCAGAAGATAAGATGAGTTTTATTTGTGCCGATGGGGAAACCGGGCAATTAGTTGATATCTTACCCACTCGAAAATTGTCTCGGTTGACCACTTATTTCCAGACATGTGTGAATCCATCTGACGTCGACTATTTAGTTACTGATATGAATGCGGCGTATTTTCAACTAACAAAAAAAGTATTTCCTCATGCCAAACTGGTCATTGATCGTTTTCATGTGATCAAACACATGAATCAAGCGTTCCAAGATTTTCGTGTCCGTGAAATGAAACGCCTGATTGCTTCGGGCAATCGGACAATGCCAAGGAAATTAAAAAGCCATTGGCGCTTACTCACCAAAAATCGGAAGAATATCAACCACACAGAATATAAAACTTGGCATAGCTTTCGTGCCCCAAAGTATCCTTACCTGACAGAAGCCATGGTGCTTGACCGTTTATTAAGTGCTTCAACTGCCTTGAAAGTCGCCTATCAAGCGTTCCATGAACTAGCGGATGCCTTTCGTGACAAAGACCACGAGTCATTTTTCACTCTCTTGCATCAGTTACCAGAAACATTAGATAAAGAATTTCGGCTAAAACTACAAAATCTTCTGAGCTATGAAGAAGGGATTCGTCATTCTTTGATTTATCCTTACTCTAATGGGAAAATTGAAGCAAAAAACACCCACATCAAAACACTCAAACGAGTGTCTTATGGCTTTAAATCATTTGAGAACATGCGCATCCGAATCTTTTTGACGAATCAAGTCATTCACGTCAAATAA
- a CDS encoding lysylphosphatidylglycerol synthase transmembrane domain-containing protein has product MSTKGTKIKIIINLLLVTTILAIIYYLINQSFADIFKELLSTSVQVLLAMFFFGTLYQVVEGRSIKEIAKPFSDSFSTSDGFWTSCYIAFYRIVSFGTGTLISEIYFYNKKGMKFSQGAGVTALHMIMYKLAVITYAVIGLIVQFSLFYEKAPNMIWFIIAGIILTALIILFLVTISVSLNLQVFFVKISNRLFKSDRLRGWVDTCNTQIYSLRETVQTIIKDRTALVRIYCWNLLKLLCWYVMPYLFLVENHPTLDFLLTFSFISFAVVLSGVLPTPAGIGSFEFVYLLLFRPVVGTVDAVSSLLLYRFGSFILPFIYGFFYVIAERRNILRQEINEVKAEKKRAKGKI; this is encoded by the coding sequence ATGTCTACTAAAGGAACAAAAATCAAAATTATCATTAATCTATTATTAGTAACTACTATTCTTGCTATTATTTATTATTTGATCAATCAATCTTTTGCAGATATTTTTAAAGAGTTGCTTTCAACAAGTGTCCAAGTACTTCTGGCAATGTTTTTTTTCGGCACACTTTACCAAGTCGTTGAAGGGCGTTCGATCAAAGAGATTGCAAAACCTTTTTCTGACTCGTTCAGCACAAGCGATGGCTTCTGGACTTCTTGTTATATTGCCTTTTACCGAATCGTTTCTTTCGGGACGGGTACACTGATTTCTGAAATTTATTTTTACAATAAAAAAGGGATGAAATTTTCTCAAGGAGCGGGAGTCACTGCGCTGCATATGATCATGTACAAACTAGCAGTGATCACTTATGCGGTCATTGGCTTGATCGTTCAATTCTCCTTGTTCTACGAAAAAGCGCCAAATATGATTTGGTTCATCATTGCAGGGATCATTTTAACGGCTTTGATCATCTTATTTCTAGTAACGATATCTGTGAGTTTGAATCTGCAAGTCTTTTTCGTCAAAATCTCCAATCGGTTATTCAAAAGTGACCGCCTGCGAGGCTGGGTCGATACGTGCAACACGCAAATTTATTCTTTAAGAGAAACTGTACAAACGATCATTAAAGACCGCACTGCGTTGGTCAGGATCTATTGTTGGAACCTATTGAAACTACTATGTTGGTATGTCATGCCCTACCTTTTTCTAGTAGAAAATCATCCAACACTTGATTTTCTTTTGACATTTTCATTTATTAGCTTTGCAGTCGTCTTGTCAGGAGTGTTGCCAACACCCGCGGGCATTGGTTCGTTTGAGTTTGTTTATCTTTTACTGTTTCGTCCAGTGGTTGGAACAGTTGATGCGGTTTCTTCCTTATTGCTTTACCGATTTGGTTCGTTTATTTTACCTTTCATCTATGGTTTTTTCTATGTGATTGCAGAAAGACGGAACATCTTACGTCAAGAAATCAACGAAGTAAAGGCAGAAAAAAAGCGTGCAAAAGGAAAAATCTGA
- a CDS encoding DUF1294 domain-containing protein: MEVLMYNPLWFYLFIVNVYLFGLMGYDKRQAKKGAWRVPESNLLFVSLLGGGLGGLIAQRVFRHKTKKVKFTVVFILGIMIDLILIYFFH, from the coding sequence ATGGAAGTATTGATGTATAATCCCTTGTGGTTTTACTTGTTCATTGTCAATGTGTATCTTTTTGGCTTGATGGGGTATGATAAACGTCAGGCAAAAAAAGGCGCATGGCGTGTTCCTGAAAGTAATTTGTTGTTTGTCAGTTTGTTAGGCGGAGGTTTAGGTGGTCTGATCGCTCAGCGTGTATTTCGCCACAAAACCAAAAAAGTAAAGTTCACGGTCGTTTTCATACTAGGAATTATGATCGATCTCATCTTGATCTATTTTTTCCATTAA
- a CDS encoding diacylglycerol/lipid kinase family protein translates to MKKLLVFYNKSSGSDEGEDLANWFKDYVAEHRPELEVYLTETGPSIKDETLRQKAKEHAVDTLVIIGGDGTIHHIIQAFQDELDQYQVGLLPGGTINNLAKVLGIPFEKEEAAAAMLEESIRKIDYGKVNDKVVISTLTIGILADTAVWISQKEKQKYGSWIFIKRFVKLLLKKKKYHLDIKTEEEHWQGKTQLLTITMSNSVGGFTRFDDSAAPDDGKFHITIVPSLDFFRFAFYLPRMIKGKIYSVPGIKYMTASQINIQAREKKVTTRTDGDTTDDLPIELKVIPEGIAIYVPKEENQSLEESDGSIDV, encoded by the coding sequence ATGAAAAAATTACTCGTGTTTTATAACAAAAGTTCAGGAAGTGACGAAGGGGAAGACTTAGCAAACTGGTTCAAAGACTATGTTGCTGAACATCGTCCAGAACTTGAGGTCTACTTAACTGAAACTGGACCATCGATCAAAGATGAAACATTGAGACAAAAAGCGAAAGAACATGCAGTAGATACATTGGTCATCATCGGTGGCGATGGCACCATCCACCATATCATTCAAGCGTTCCAAGATGAGTTAGACCAGTATCAAGTTGGTTTATTGCCAGGTGGAACGATCAATAACTTGGCGAAAGTGTTGGGCATTCCTTTTGAAAAAGAAGAAGCCGCAGCAGCGATGTTAGAAGAATCGATCCGTAAAATCGATTATGGGAAAGTAAATGATAAAGTAGTGATTTCTACTTTGACGATCGGTATATTAGCCGACACAGCCGTTTGGATCAGTCAAAAAGAAAAGCAAAAGTATGGTTCATGGATTTTTATCAAACGTTTCGTGAAATTATTATTGAAAAAGAAAAAATATCATTTAGATATCAAAACAGAAGAAGAGCATTGGCAAGGAAAGACACAATTACTAACGATCACGATGTCCAACTCAGTCGGAGGATTCACTCGTTTCGATGATTCCGCAGCACCAGATGATGGCAAGTTCCACATCACCATCGTGCCTTCATTAGATTTTTTCCGTTTTGCTTTTTATTTACCTCGAATGATCAAAGGAAAAATCTATTCTGTTCCTGGTATCAAGTACATGACTGCAAGTCAAATCAATATCCAAGCACGAGAAAAGAAAGTAACGACTCGAACAGATGGCGATACGACAGACGACTTGCCGATCGAATTAAAAGTCATTCCAGAAGGTATTGCGATCTACGTACCAAAAGAAGAAAATCAATCGTTGGAGGAAAGCGATGGAAGTATTGATGTATAA
- the pepT gene encoding peptidase T codes for MYENLLPRFLRYVKTETQSDPTSNTTPSTQTQVEFAQVLKKELEDLGLSDVTYNADNGFVIATLPSNVDHDVRSIGFIAHMDTADFNAVGVNPQIIENYDGESTIVLDKEGRFTLNTKDFPNLTNYDGHTLITTDGTTLLGADDKAGIAEIMTAMEILLKNPSIPHGEIKVAFGPDEEIGVGADKFDVEQFNVDFAYTIDGGPLGELQYETFSAAQANITIQGKNVHPGTAKNTMINALQLAIDFHNELPADEVPEKTEGYEGFFHLMALTGSPEEAKMSYIIRDHKRESFEARKAMITSIQEKMNQRFDQERIQVDMYDQYYNMREIIEKDMSIVDLAEKAMIELEIKPVIEPVRGGTDGSKISYLGIPTPNLFAGGENMHGRFEFVSLQVMEKATDVIVKIAELNTQA; via the coding sequence ATGTACGAAAATCTATTACCACGTTTTTTAAGATACGTCAAAACGGAAACACAATCCGATCCAACAAGCAACACTACGCCATCTACTCAAACACAAGTAGAGTTTGCGCAAGTATTGAAAAAAGAATTAGAAGATCTAGGCTTATCTGATGTGACTTACAATGCTGACAACGGCTTTGTGATTGCTACATTGCCAAGTAATGTCGATCATGACGTGCGTTCGATCGGTTTTATTGCACACATGGACACAGCTGATTTCAATGCGGTAGGTGTCAATCCGCAAATCATTGAAAACTATGACGGTGAGTCAACGATCGTGTTAGATAAAGAAGGTCGTTTCACATTGAATACCAAAGACTTTCCTAATTTAACAAATTATGATGGGCATACATTGATCACAACTGATGGCACGACTTTATTAGGTGCAGATGACAAAGCCGGGATTGCAGAAATCATGACAGCGATGGAAATCTTGCTTAAAAATCCTTCGATCCCTCACGGTGAGATCAAAGTTGCCTTTGGTCCAGATGAAGAAATCGGTGTGGGTGCAGATAAGTTTGACGTCGAGCAATTCAACGTGGACTTTGCTTACACGATCGATGGCGGGCCATTAGGAGAATTACAGTATGAAACATTTAGTGCTGCACAAGCGAATATCACGATCCAAGGGAAAAATGTCCATCCTGGTACAGCGAAAAACACAATGATCAATGCCTTGCAATTGGCGATCGATTTTCATAATGAATTACCAGCAGATGAAGTACCTGAAAAAACTGAAGGGTACGAAGGATTCTTCCATTTGATGGCATTGACAGGCAGCCCTGAAGAAGCGAAGATGAGCTATATCATCCGTGACCACAAACGTGAGTCATTCGAAGCACGAAAAGCAATGATCACAAGCATCCAAGAAAAAATGAATCAACGATTTGATCAAGAACGTATCCAAGTAGACATGTATGATCAATATTACAATATGCGTGAAATCATTGAAAAAGATATGAGTATCGTTGATTTAGCTGAAAAAGCGATGATCGAATTGGAAATCAAACCAGTGATCGAACCAGTACGCGGTGGAACAGATGGTTCAAAAATCTCTTATTTAGGGATTCCAACACCGAATTTATTTGCCGGTGGCGAAAATATGCATGGGCGTTTTGAATTTGTCTCACTACAAGTGATGGAAAAAGCGACTGATGTGATCGTTAAAATTGCAGAATTGAATACACAAGCGTAA